The proteins below are encoded in one region of Paeniglutamicibacter cryotolerans:
- a CDS encoding iron chelate uptake ABC transporter family permease subunit, which produces MPEVLTAPPPVARRRGNPLRKASPRLVLMVLAVATLIAIALFMTVDLKGAIGYALKLRGIRVGAMLLVAIAVGLSTLMFQTVTSNRLLTPSIMGFDALYLLIQTSLVFTLGSSTLLTAAPALKFGIEVVLMVAFSALLYRWLFTGGSGSLHLMLLVGIVIGTLFRGFSSLLQRLMEPSDFLILQDLFFASFNQVEPVLLGISAVIIGVIAVIAWRLRHSFDVLALGRETAINLGVDHRRTVSLVLVMCAVLVAVSTALVGPVTFFGLLVVSIAYQLVRDFSHAWLLPITVLLGAVTLIGGQLILEQVFGFNTALSIIIEFIGGLLFIYLLLKGSLK; this is translated from the coding sequence ATGCCTGAGGTGCTCACGGCCCCGCCCCCCGTGGCCCGACGCCGCGGCAACCCGCTGCGCAAGGCCTCCCCGAGGCTGGTGCTGATGGTACTGGCCGTAGCGACGCTCATTGCCATCGCCCTGTTCATGACGGTGGATCTGAAGGGCGCCATCGGATACGCGCTGAAACTGCGCGGCATCCGGGTGGGGGCCATGCTGCTGGTGGCCATCGCCGTGGGACTGTCCACCCTGATGTTCCAGACGGTGACATCGAACCGGCTGCTGACCCCCTCGATCATGGGCTTCGACGCGCTCTACCTGTTGATCCAGACCTCGCTGGTGTTTACTTTGGGCTCTTCGACGCTGCTCACCGCGGCACCGGCGCTGAAGTTCGGCATCGAGGTGGTGCTGATGGTGGCCTTCTCCGCGTTGCTCTACCGCTGGCTGTTCACCGGCGGATCCGGGTCGCTGCACCTGATGCTGCTGGTCGGCATCGTGATCGGCACGTTGTTCAGGGGCTTCTCCTCGCTGCTGCAGCGGTTGATGGAACCCAGCGATTTCCTGATCCTGCAGGATCTGTTCTTCGCCTCGTTCAACCAAGTAGAGCCGGTATTGCTGGGCATCTCGGCTGTCATCATCGGCGTCATCGCGGTGATCGCCTGGCGGCTGCGGCACAGCTTCGACGTGCTGGCCTTGGGCCGCGAGACGGCCATCAACCTCGGGGTGGACCACCGCCGCACCGTTTCGCTGGTGCTGGTGATGTGCGCCGTGCTGGTCGCTGTGTCCACCGCGCTGGTGGGCCCGGTGACGTTCTTCGGCCTGCTCGTGGTGTCGATCGCCTACCAACTGGTGCGCGACTTCTCGCATGCCTGGCTGCTGCCGATCACCGTGCTGCTCGGCGCCGTCACGCTGATCGGCGGACAGCTGATCCTCGAGCAGGTCTTCGGCTTCAATACCGCGCTGAGCATCATCATCGAGTTCATCGGCGGCCTGCTGTTCATCTACCTGCTCCTGAAGGGCTCCCTGAAGTGA
- a CDS encoding amino acid permease — translation MTTQNTAPGTNRPTLVQQLGARKPIEAFMAEAGSGTGGPHLRRSLGLLHLTMISVGATLGTGIFVVLSSAVPMAGPAVWISFAIAGLAAMFAALSYAEMAGAVPVSGSSYTYTYATMGEGLAWICGWCLVLEYAVSVAAIAVGAGEYINEMTRTLGVDLPAALTNPPGYEGGVFNVPALAIVLFATVLLVRGTKESAMVNTVLVFMKIAVLIFFIVIAFSAFTSGNFDPLLPMGTAGVSAAAARLFFSYIGFDAASTAGEEAKNPQRDLPRAIVLSMVIITTLYILVAVSAIGARQWTWFSGKSAALVQLLEEVTGQSWVALLFAAGAVLAIVSIVITVLYGQTRILVAMSRDGMVPAVFGRISKSTGAPVAGTWITGGSVALVAGLIPLGQLADATSIGTLFAFSLVSLAVILLRRSQPDLPRTFKVPLYPVTPILAILFCGYLMLNLGSTTWIVFGIWMAVGAGIYLGYGRRKSKLAAQWDSRVKH, via the coding sequence ATGACCACGCAAAACACTGCCCCGGGCACGAACCGCCCAACGCTGGTCCAGCAGCTGGGGGCACGCAAACCGATCGAGGCCTTCATGGCCGAAGCCGGATCCGGAACCGGCGGACCCCACCTGCGCCGCTCCCTGGGGCTGCTGCACCTGACCATGATCAGTGTCGGGGCTACACTGGGCACCGGCATCTTCGTAGTACTTTCCTCCGCCGTGCCGATGGCCGGACCCGCCGTCTGGATCTCCTTCGCCATTGCGGGGCTGGCCGCCATGTTCGCCGCTCTGTCCTACGCCGAGATGGCCGGCGCCGTGCCGGTGTCCGGCTCGAGCTATACCTACACCTACGCGACCATGGGCGAAGGCCTGGCCTGGATCTGCGGCTGGTGCCTGGTACTCGAATACGCCGTCTCGGTCGCTGCCATCGCCGTGGGCGCCGGCGAGTACATCAACGAGATGACCCGAACCCTCGGCGTCGACCTGCCCGCGGCGCTGACCAACCCCCCGGGCTACGAGGGCGGCGTGTTCAACGTCCCGGCCCTGGCCATTGTCCTGTTCGCCACCGTGCTGCTGGTGCGCGGCACCAAGGAATCGGCAATGGTGAACACCGTGCTGGTGTTCATGAAGATCGCGGTGCTGATCTTCTTCATCGTGATCGCCTTCAGCGCCTTCACCTCCGGCAACTTCGATCCGCTGCTGCCCATGGGCACGGCCGGAGTCTCGGCGGCCGCGGCGCGCCTGTTCTTCTCCTACATCGGCTTCGATGCCGCATCCACCGCCGGCGAGGAGGCCAAGAACCCGCAGCGGGACCTGCCCCGGGCCATCGTGCTCTCCATGGTCATCATCACCACCCTCTACATCCTGGTTGCCGTCTCGGCGATCGGCGCCCGCCAGTGGACCTGGTTCTCGGGCAAGAGCGCTGCCCTGGTTCAGCTGCTCGAGGAGGTCACCGGGCAGAGCTGGGTGGCGCTTCTGTTCGCCGCCGGTGCGGTGCTGGCCATCGTCTCGATCGTCATCACAGTGCTCTACGGGCAGACCCGCATCCTCGTGGCCATGAGCCGCGACGGCATGGTCCCCGCCGTCTTCGGGCGCATCAGCAAGAGCACCGGCGCTCCCGTCGCCGGCACCTGGATCACCGGCGGCTCGGTGGCCCTGGTCGCCGGGCTGATTCCACTGGGCCAGCTGGCCGACGCCACCTCCATCGGCACCCTCTTCGCATTCTCGCTGGTGTCCCTCGCCGTGATCCTGCTGCGCCGCAGCCAGCCCGACCTGCCGCGTACCTTCAAGGTGCCGCTCTACCCGGTGACCCCGATCCTGGCCATCCTCTTCTGCGGCTACCTGATGCTGAACCTCGGCTCCACCACCTGGATCGTCTTCGGCATTTGGATGGCCGTCGGGGCCGGCATCTATCTGGGCTACGGACGACGCAAGTCCAAGCTCGCCGCCCAATGGGACTCCCGCGTCAAGCACTAG
- a CDS encoding ABC transporter permease: MLAPALSRTAATEDSSAVAVRRTRGPGEKTALALGALGVLVLAVISIFVGVTNVSAPKLLAGDLDAWQMLWVSRLPRTLAVVLAGTAVAVAGLIMQLMVRNRFVEPSTVGTVESATLGILVVTVAFPAAPLLAKMGIASLFALGGTALFLAVLSRLPLRNTLIVPIVGIMLGGVIGSVTTFFAYRYDLLQTLSNWMIGDFSGVLRGRYELLWIVAALTIVGYIAADRFTVAGMGADFTTNLGMNYQAIMRLGLVIVSLISAVVVTTVGAVPFLGLIVPNIVSLLFGDNLRRAVPWTAIFGAGFVLICDIIGRTIRFPYEVPVGMVMSVLGAIVFLALLLKTRTRNA; the protein is encoded by the coding sequence ATGCTTGCACCAGCACTCAGCCGGACGGCCGCCACGGAGGATTCCTCCGCGGTGGCCGTCCGGCGTACCCGTGGACCGGGCGAAAAGACGGCGCTGGCGCTCGGGGCCCTCGGCGTCCTGGTGCTGGCGGTGATCAGCATCTTCGTCGGCGTTACCAACGTCTCGGCGCCGAAGCTGCTGGCCGGGGACCTGGACGCCTGGCAGATGCTCTGGGTCTCGCGGCTGCCGCGCACCCTGGCCGTCGTGTTGGCCGGCACGGCGGTGGCTGTGGCCGGCCTGATCATGCAGCTCATGGTCCGCAACAGGTTCGTCGAGCCCTCCACCGTGGGCACCGTCGAATCGGCGACGCTCGGCATCCTCGTGGTGACCGTGGCGTTCCCGGCGGCACCGCTGCTGGCCAAGATGGGCATCGCCTCGCTCTTCGCGCTCGGCGGCACCGCGCTCTTCCTCGCCGTACTGTCCCGGCTTCCGCTGCGCAACACGCTGATCGTGCCGATCGTGGGCATCATGCTCGGCGGCGTCATCGGCTCGGTGACCACGTTCTTCGCCTACCGCTACGACCTGCTGCAGACGCTGAGCAACTGGATGATCGGCGATTTCTCCGGAGTGCTGCGCGGACGCTACGAACTGCTGTGGATCGTCGCCGCCTTGACGATCGTTGGCTACATCGCCGCGGACCGCTTCACCGTAGCCGGCATGGGCGCGGACTTCACCACGAACCTGGGCATGAACTACCAGGCGATCATGCGCCTGGGGCTGGTCATCGTCTCGCTGATCTCCGCCGTGGTGGTCACCACCGTCGGCGCCGTCCCCTTCCTCGGGTTGATCGTGCCGAACATCGTTTCGCTGCTCTTCGGCGACAACCTGCGCCGCGCCGTGCCCTGGACGGCCATCTTCGGCGCCGGGTTCGTGCTGATCTGCGACATCATCGGCCGCACCATCCGCTTCCCGTACGAGGTACCCGTGGGAATGGTGATGTCGGTGCTCGGCGCCATCGTCTTCCTGGCCCTCCTGCTCAAGACCAGGACACGCAATGCCTGA
- a CDS encoding MBL fold metallo-hydrolase, translating to MENGGCDPIPRAVSRLAGALLAPNPGPMSLEGTNSYVLRSPGASGCVVVDPGPEDSGHLGALAAQSVELVLITHRHADHTAGIDALHRLTGAPVRALLSEHCRAAEPLTDGEEIAAAGIRIRVLATPGHTSDSLSFLLPGDGPLEGGPATGSMLTGDSILGRGTTMLDFPDGTLADYLATLDLYDGYPGALVLPAHGPVLRRLDAVVSAYRSHRLERLEQISAALASLAARGTGEPTIGRVTDLVYADAPANVRRAAEMSVAAQLHYLRNVAAS from the coding sequence ATGGAAAACGGGGGCTGCGACCCGATCCCGCGTGCCGTATCGCGGCTGGCCGGGGCGTTGCTGGCCCCTAATCCGGGGCCGATGTCCCTCGAGGGGACCAATTCGTATGTCTTGCGCTCGCCCGGCGCCTCCGGATGCGTGGTGGTGGACCCTGGACCAGAGGATTCCGGGCACCTGGGTGCCCTGGCAGCACAGTCGGTGGAGCTGGTGCTGATCACGCACCGGCACGCTGACCACACCGCTGGCATCGATGCACTGCACCGGCTCACCGGCGCACCGGTGCGGGCGCTGCTGTCCGAGCACTGCCGGGCGGCAGAGCCCCTCACCGACGGGGAGGAAATCGCCGCCGCGGGGATCCGCATCCGGGTCCTGGCGACCCCGGGACATACATCCGATTCGCTCAGTTTCCTGTTGCCCGGCGATGGCCCGCTGGAGGGCGGACCGGCGACCGGATCGATGCTGACCGGGGACTCCATCCTCGGGCGCGGAACGACGATGCTCGACTTCCCCGACGGAACGCTGGCCGACTACCTGGCCACGCTCGATCTCTATGACGGTTATCCCGGCGCCCTGGTGCTGCCGGCCCACGGGCCGGTATTGCGGCGGCTGGATGCAGTGGTGTCCGCCTACCGCTCCCACCGGCTGGAGCGGTTGGAACAGATCAGCGCGGCCCTGGCTTCCTTGGCCGCACGCGGAACCGGCGAGCCGACGATCGGCCGGGTCACCGACCTCGTCTATGCCGACGCCCCGGCCAACGTGCGCCGGGCCGCCGAGATGTCCGTGGCGGCCCAGCTGCACTATCTGCGCAACGTGGCTGCCTCCTAG
- a CDS encoding siderophore ABC transporter substrate-binding protein, whose amino-acid sequence MKISFRTLLGTVAAGASLIALTACGGSSEPAKAEGKTVSITHAQGTTEVPVNPEKVFTFDLGVLDSMEALGIEADGVPDAQFPESLAKYKDAKFEKIGSMKEPNFEDIAAAAPDLIIITGRTAGSYKQFSEDMKIPTVDLSVDASKPMESFKEQAANLGKIFDAEDKVATALTDIDTKATETKARASNAGKGLIVLTSGGEVTAYSAGSRFGLIHDVLGVATAADVKHDGAHGEAVSFEFIKEKNPDTLYVVDRDGAMGTAGEAADAVLDNELVNSTNAAKNGKIVKLDANSWYMVGYGLNNLPKMIGEVAQAL is encoded by the coding sequence TTGAAGATTTCATTTCGCACCCTGCTCGGCACCGTTGCCGCAGGCGCTTCCCTCATCGCGCTGACCGCCTGCGGAGGATCCTCCGAACCGGCCAAGGCCGAGGGGAAGACGGTTTCCATCACCCACGCACAGGGCACCACCGAGGTCCCGGTCAACCCGGAGAAGGTCTTCACCTTCGATCTGGGCGTGCTGGACTCCATGGAGGCCCTGGGCATCGAGGCAGACGGCGTCCCGGACGCCCAGTTCCCCGAGTCACTGGCCAAGTACAAGGACGCGAAGTTCGAAAAGATCGGTTCCATGAAGGAGCCGAACTTCGAGGACATCGCCGCGGCGGCTCCGGACCTGATCATCATCACCGGCCGCACCGCCGGCTCGTACAAGCAGTTCAGCGAAGACATGAAGATTCCGACCGTTGACCTGTCGGTCGATGCATCCAAGCCGATGGAATCCTTCAAGGAACAGGCAGCCAACCTGGGCAAGATCTTCGACGCAGAGGACAAGGTCGCTACGGCGCTGACCGACATCGATACAAAGGCCACCGAGACCAAGGCCAGGGCGTCCAACGCGGGCAAGGGCCTGATCGTGCTGACCTCCGGCGGCGAGGTCACCGCCTACAGCGCCGGCTCGCGCTTCGGCCTGATCCACGACGTGCTCGGCGTTGCCACGGCGGCCGATGTGAAGCACGACGGAGCCCACGGCGAGGCCGTCTCCTTCGAGTTCATCAAGGAAAAGAACCCCGATACCCTGTACGTGGTTGACCGGGACGGCGCCATGGGCACCGCCGGCGAAGCAGCTGATGCCGTACTGGACAACGAACTGGTCAATTCGACCAACGCGGCCAAGAACGGCAAGATCGTCAAGCTCGACGCCAACTCCTGGTACATGGTCGGATACGGCCTGAACAACCTGCCAAAGATGATCGGCGAGGTGGCCCAGGCCCTGTAG
- a CDS encoding iron ABC transporter ATP-binding protein translates to MIRLHSVSKSYGAAKVVNDVSATIPRGGVTSIIGPNGAGKSTLLSLVSRLAPMDAGTIDVGGLDVVATPSRELAKTMAILRQENHLTMRLRVRDLVGFGRFPHSGGHPTAEDKLHIDDAMAHLDLTALADRYVDELSGGQRQRAFIAMVLAQDTDYLLLDEPLNNLDMKHSVEMMRLLRRLADELGKTVVIVIHDINFASCYSDTILAMREGRLLHQGTPAQIMQVPVLRDVYDIDIRIEEIDGNRIGVYFA, encoded by the coding sequence GTGATCCGACTGCATTCCGTTTCCAAGTCCTACGGCGCGGCAAAGGTCGTCAACGACGTCTCGGCCACCATTCCGCGCGGCGGCGTCACCTCGATCATCGGCCCCAACGGCGCCGGCAAGTCCACGCTGCTCTCGCTGGTCTCCCGGCTGGCCCCGATGGATGCCGGCACGATCGACGTCGGCGGGCTGGATGTGGTGGCCACACCGAGCCGTGAGCTGGCCAAGACCATGGCGATCCTGCGCCAGGAGAACCACCTGACCATGCGCCTGCGCGTGCGCGACCTGGTCGGTTTCGGCCGCTTCCCGCATTCGGGCGGGCACCCCACCGCCGAAGACAAGCTTCACATCGACGATGCCATGGCGCACCTGGACCTCACCGCGTTGGCCGACCGCTATGTGGATGAGCTCTCCGGGGGCCAGCGCCAGCGCGCGTTCATCGCCATGGTGCTGGCCCAGGACACCGACTACCTGCTGCTGGACGAGCCGTTGAACAATCTGGACATGAAGCACTCGGTGGAGATGATGCGGTTGCTGCGCCGGCTGGCCGACGAGCTGGGCAAGACGGTGGTCATCGTCATCCACGACATCAACTTCGCGTCCTGCTATTCGGACACGATCCTGGCGATGCGCGAAGGCCGGCTGCTGCACCAGGGCACTCCCGCGCAGATCATGCAGGTCCCGGTGCTGCGCGACGTGTACGACATCGACATCCGCATCGAGGAAATCGACGGAAACCGAATCGGCGTCTACTTCGCCTGA
- a CDS encoding FecCD family ABC transporter permease, whose product MKLADAPAATATPGGAAAGQTSRQAGWLGLALLCALAVAVLLSLSVGARGTGVGTVWAALTAPDPANGEHAVVLSRVPRTVAGLLVGSALGLAGTAMQGIARNPLADPGILGINAGAALAVVLGIQLFSVSGIGGHVWLAFLGAGLAAALVYAVASLGREGATALKLALAGAALCAGLGSLLNAVLLLSREAFDAFRFWQVGMLGVRSLSEMVQVAPFLLLGSVLALGSARLFNALSLGDDAARGLGIAVGRSRAVAAVAVVLLCGGATALAGPVAFVGLVIPHLLRLAIGGNYSRLLPLSLLAGPLLVLAADVLGRVIAPPSEVQVGVMTAVIGAPVFLWMLRAGKKVEL is encoded by the coding sequence ATGAAACTCGCAGACGCCCCCGCAGCGACCGCCACCCCGGGCGGTGCTGCCGCCGGACAGACCAGCCGCCAGGCCGGGTGGCTGGGACTTGCGCTGTTGTGCGCGCTGGCCGTCGCCGTCCTGCTCTCCTTGTCGGTGGGCGCGCGTGGCACCGGTGTCGGTACCGTCTGGGCGGCGCTGACGGCACCGGATCCGGCCAACGGCGAGCATGCAGTGGTCCTGTCGAGGGTGCCGCGCACTGTCGCCGGCCTGCTGGTCGGTTCGGCGCTGGGCCTGGCCGGTACGGCAATGCAGGGCATCGCCCGCAACCCGTTGGCCGATCCCGGGATCCTGGGCATCAATGCGGGGGCTGCGCTGGCTGTAGTGCTGGGCATCCAGCTGTTCTCCGTGTCCGGGATCGGCGGCCATGTCTGGCTGGCGTTCCTCGGTGCCGGACTGGCAGCGGCGCTGGTCTATGCGGTGGCGAGCCTGGGCAGGGAGGGGGCCACCGCGCTGAAGCTGGCCCTGGCCGGCGCAGCGCTCTGCGCCGGATTGGGCAGCCTGCTCAACGCCGTGCTGCTGCTGAGCCGGGAGGCGTTTGACGCCTTCAGGTTCTGGCAGGTGGGGATGCTGGGCGTGCGTAGCCTGTCCGAGATGGTCCAGGTGGCCCCGTTCCTGCTCCTCGGGTCGGTGCTCGCCCTGGGCAGCGCACGGCTTTTCAACGCCCTGTCTCTCGGCGACGATGCGGCACGCGGACTGGGCATCGCGGTCGGCCGTTCCCGGGCCGTGGCCGCGGTGGCCGTGGTGTTGCTCTGCGGCGGGGCGACGGCCCTGGCCGGGCCGGTCGCGTTTGTCGGTTTGGTCATCCCGCACCTGCTGCGCCTGGCCATCGGTGGGAATTACAGCCGGCTGCTGCCGCTGTCGTTGCTCGCCGGGCCGCTGCTGGTGCTGGCTGCCGACGTGCTCGGGCGCGTCATCGCCCCGCCCTCCGAGGTGCAGGTCGGGGTGATGACCGCCGTCATCGGCGCCCCGGTCTTCCTGTGGATGCTGCGAGCCGGGAAGAAGGTTGAGCTGTGA
- a CDS encoding sugar phosphate isomerase/epimerase family protein translates to MDRKLGVNTWIWTSPLNDDSLAELCAHAASLGFDAIELPLETPGDWDAAAAREVLADYRLTPVVIGAMAPGRNLIAASPGEIDSTGDYLRACIDAADAVGATTVAGPFYAATGRTWRMGEAERQAAYLQLRSHLAPLAEHAADRGICLAIEPLNRYETSLINTVDQALDALEPLLGPGLGLTLDSYHLNIEEQDIAAAVARATGHIAHVQVSGNDRGAVGADHFDWLGFLHALDLAGYAGPLCLESFTAHNASIAVAASIWRPLASTQDALAADSLGYLRNLQTGGTRP, encoded by the coding sequence ATGGACCGCAAGCTTGGCGTCAACACCTGGATCTGGACCTCACCGCTGAACGACGATTCGCTGGCCGAACTCTGCGCCCATGCGGCGTCGTTGGGCTTCGATGCCATCGAACTTCCACTGGAAACCCCTGGGGACTGGGACGCCGCCGCGGCCCGGGAGGTCCTTGCCGACTACCGGCTGACCCCGGTGGTGATCGGGGCAATGGCCCCGGGACGCAATCTCATCGCCGCATCCCCCGGGGAGATCGACTCGACGGGGGATTACCTGCGAGCCTGCATCGACGCAGCGGACGCCGTGGGCGCCACCACCGTTGCCGGCCCGTTCTATGCAGCAACCGGCCGCACCTGGCGCATGGGGGAGGCCGAACGCCAGGCAGCGTACCTGCAGCTGCGATCCCACCTTGCACCGCTGGCTGAGCATGCGGCCGACCGGGGCATTTGCCTGGCGATCGAACCGCTCAACCGATATGAAACTTCTCTGATCAACACGGTCGACCAGGCGCTGGATGCGCTCGAACCGCTGCTGGGCCCCGGGCTTGGCTTGACGCTGGACAGCTACCACCTGAACATCGAGGAGCAGGACATCGCCGCCGCCGTCGCCCGTGCCACCGGGCATATCGCACACGTACAGGTCAGCGGTAACGACCGCGGCGCGGTCGGAGCCGACCACTTCGACTGGTTGGGATTCCTGCATGCGTTGGACCTCGCCGGTTATGCCGGGCCACTCTGCCTGGAATCCTTCACGGCGCACAACGCGTCGATAGCCGTGGCGGCATCGATCTGGCGCCCGCTGGCCAGCACCCAGGACGCGCTGGCGGCCGATTCGCTCGGCTACCTCAGGAACCTGCAAACAGGAGGAACGCGCCCATGA
- a CDS encoding sugar phosphate isomerase/epimerase family protein: MSTHPVTLFTGQWADLPFEEVAALAAGWGYDGLEIACSGDHLDIWRAAEDPAYLQSRREILRRHGLKVFALSNHLKGQAVCDDPIDFRHEAIVGSKVWGDGDPEGVRTRAAEELKLTAKVARALDVDTVVGFTGSKIWQYVAMFPPVPAAVIEAGYQDFADRWNPILDVFDEHGVRYAHEVHPGEIAYDYHSSVRALEAIGHREAFGFNWDPSHMMWQNIDPVSFIWDFRDRIYHVDCKDTRMRAPNGRAGVLGSHLPWGDPRRGWDFVSTGRGDVPWEDAFRALRAIGYSGPISVEWEDAGMDRLHGAKEAHDFVRSLLWELPRAGFDAAFSNQD, translated from the coding sequence ATGAGTACCCATCCCGTCACCCTGTTCACCGGCCAATGGGCGGATCTGCCCTTCGAGGAGGTCGCCGCGCTCGCCGCCGGCTGGGGCTACGACGGATTGGAAATCGCCTGCTCCGGCGACCACCTGGACATCTGGCGCGCCGCCGAAGATCCCGCCTACCTGCAATCCCGGCGGGAGATACTGCGGCGCCATGGGTTGAAGGTCTTTGCACTGTCCAACCACCTCAAGGGCCAGGCCGTGTGCGATGACCCGATCGACTTCCGCCACGAGGCCATCGTCGGGTCCAAGGTGTGGGGCGACGGTGACCCGGAGGGTGTGCGCACCCGCGCCGCTGAGGAGCTGAAGTTGACGGCCAAGGTTGCCCGGGCGCTGGATGTGGACACCGTCGTCGGGTTCACCGGTTCCAAAATCTGGCAATACGTGGCCATGTTCCCGCCGGTTCCCGCCGCGGTGATCGAGGCCGGCTACCAGGACTTCGCCGATCGGTGGAACCCGATTCTGGACGTGTTCGATGAGCACGGGGTCCGTTACGCCCACGAGGTCCACCCCGGCGAGATCGCCTACGACTACCATTCCAGCGTGCGTGCCCTGGAGGCCATCGGACACCGGGAGGCGTTCGGATTCAACTGGGATCCCAGCCACATGATGTGGCAGAACATCGACCCGGTCTCCTTCATCTGGGACTTCCGAGACCGGATCTACCACGTGGACTGCAAGGACACCCGGATGCGCGCGCCCAACGGACGGGCTGGCGTGCTGGGGTCCCACCTGCCCTGGGGCGATCCGCGCCGCGGGTGGGACTTCGTCTCCACCGGGCGTGGGGACGTGCCCTGGGAAGATGCCTTCCGGGCCTTGCGGGCGATCGGTTATTCGGGCCCGATCTCCGTGGAGTGGGAAGACGCCGGCATGGATAGGCTGCACGGTGCCAAGGAAGCGCACGACTTCGTCAGGTCCCTGCTCTGGGAGCTTCCCAGGGCCGGTTTCGACGCCGCCTTCAGCAACCAGGACTGA
- a CDS encoding ABC transporter substrate-binding protein, producing the protein MSFTRRTGLLATAAVVALALSACAQRAPAAIEPAAQQGSGFPVTIEHLYGTTRIPADPQRIATVSWVNADAVLALGVVPVGMAKDTWGNNEQGSTPWKDAKLTELGAPIGSEKAPVQYDETDGVNFTEMAKLSPDLIVAAYSGMTEEDYAKLSKIAPVIGPIAENYTTSWQQAITAVGKALGRDAQAATTVLDLETQLASAAQEHPVFKDATFIAGNLEPGKGGINLYAGGDNRPRFLASLGMKQAPLVDANTPKGKFFVNWSAERANELDSDVFFTWLPKGTSNESIAAHKLFGQIPAVRKGGLAAISDDTLTLAISASSPLSLPWAMDTMVPLLADAAEAAKASGK; encoded by the coding sequence ATGAGTTTCACCCGTCGAACCGGCCTGCTGGCCACCGCCGCAGTTGTAGCGCTGGCCCTGTCCGCTTGTGCCCAGCGGGCCCCTGCGGCCATCGAGCCGGCAGCCCAGCAGGGCTCCGGCTTCCCCGTTACCATCGAGCACCTCTACGGCACGACCCGGATTCCGGCCGATCCGCAGCGCATTGCCACGGTTTCCTGGGTTAACGCCGACGCCGTCCTGGCCCTTGGCGTGGTGCCGGTGGGCATGGCCAAGGACACCTGGGGCAACAACGAGCAGGGATCCACGCCCTGGAAGGATGCCAAGCTCACCGAGCTCGGCGCCCCCATCGGTTCGGAGAAGGCCCCGGTGCAGTACGACGAAACGGACGGAGTGAACTTCACCGAGATGGCGAAGCTGTCGCCGGACCTCATCGTCGCCGCCTATTCGGGCATGACGGAGGAGGACTACGCCAAGCTCTCCAAGATAGCCCCGGTCATCGGTCCGATCGCCGAAAACTACACCACCAGCTGGCAGCAGGCCATCACGGCCGTCGGCAAGGCACTGGGCAGGGATGCTCAGGCGGCCACCACCGTCTTGGATCTCGAGACCCAGCTGGCCTCCGCCGCGCAGGAGCACCCGGTGTTCAAGGACGCCACGTTCATCGCCGGCAACCTGGAGCCTGGCAAAGGCGGCATCAACCTCTACGCCGGCGGGGATAACCGCCCGCGCTTCCTGGCCTCGTTGGGCATGAAGCAGGCACCCCTGGTCGATGCCAACACCCCGAAGGGCAAGTTCTTCGTGAACTGGTCCGCCGAGCGTGCCAATGAACTGGACTCCGATGTCTTCTTCACTTGGCTCCCCAAGGGAACCAGCAACGAATCAATTGCAGCGCACAAGCTCTTCGGGCAGATTCCCGCAGTGCGGAAGGGCGGCTTGGCGGCCATTAGCGATGACACGTTGACCCTGGCCATCTCGGCCTCGAGCCCGCTGAGCCTGCCATGGGCCATGGACACCATGGTGCCGCTGCTGGCCGATGCCGCCGAAGCGGCCAAGGCGTCCGGGAAGTAG